The region ATGTACAAAAATGAGGAGATTCAAAATCTAATTCTTGGTTTGGGACTTGGAGTAAAGGTGCTAGTCTTTAAAATGCTATTTGTATCTTGCTTTCTGTTATTCTATATCTGATGGCGAGGCCACTTCTTTACCTCTCTCTGATGGCGAGATGGCTTCTTTACTTCTGTGCTATCAGGGTGAAGATTTTCGGAAGGATGCGCTCCGTTATcacaaaattataatattaacaGATGCTGACGTAGATGGTGCTCACATAAGGACACTGCTATTAACCTTCTTCTTTAGGTATCAGGTATGTAATGGGGGGTTGTAAGACCGAGACACCCAAGATTGTGCGGCTTCTTGATACGAGGGACCTGGTGTTTTGTGGATCTTGTTGCTAATTTGTTTTTGGTTGGATTTGACTGCCTGCAGAGAGCTTTGTTTGATGAAGGTTGCATCTACGTCGGTGTTCCTCCTCTATATAAGGTATCTCGAAGATGATTCCCGATGAGGAATATTCCTCTGAATTTGAATACAAAAAGGGGCAGCTTCTTTCCCATAAGTTTGATCAGGTTTTGATATTTCTGCGTCGACATTCAGGTTGAGAGGGGGAAGCAAGCACACTACTGTTATGATGAAACGGAACTCAAAAAACTTCAGAGCTCACTTCCTGCAAATGCATCATACAACATTCAGAGATTTAAAGGTAGCTATTCATTCCACTTTTTTGTCGGTAACATTGTTATTTGTAATTAGCCAAGGAGGTTCTCAATGAGACGTTGCACACACATTTGCAGGTCTTGGGGAGATGATGCCTTTACAACTGTGGGAAACAACCTTGAATCCCGAGACTAGACTTCTGAAGCAATTAAGAGTAGAGGATGTGGCAGAGGCCAATGTTGTCTTTTCGTCTCTCATGGGATCTCGAGTAAGTGAATCATGAATGGATATATTTCTACTCTGTTTCCTCCCAAAAACAGTTGGTAATCTAAGCTTGTTGAGACTGCAAATTAGACCACATCTTTGTCAATCTTTAGGTACATGTTTTTGATGTAGTGCCTTCTTTTTTAGGTTGATTTCAGGAAAGAACTCATTCAGAACTCAGCCAATGCTGTCAATCTTGGTCATCTCGATATATAAATGCGATGTTGCGGATTTGTAGGGCATTTCAACTGTGAATGCAATTTGGGGATTTTGCAGCAAGGACATTTGGATGATTTCATCTCCATTCCTTTTATTTCTTTGTAAAATATCAGCAAAATATCCCTACCGAATTGAGGGTTTCAGCAAAATTACTTCTTGGCATATAAATTGGTTGTACCTTTTATTCAATTGATTGAAAAGGGTGCTGCATTATTAATCTAGAAATTTTCAAATTAGATCAGAATCAGCCTTGTTTTTGACGGACAGTAATTGCAGCTGCAGAGTTGGctcattttcttgatttattcattcaacaaaacaaaattgaTCAAAAACACGTTAATGTTTTGAACTGTTAGCACAAGGTTTTTATACAAATCTGAATGTTTATATATAGGTAACAGCATGTCATGATAGTAGTTGATATAGCAAGAAGCAAAAGTAACTTGTTATTGTAATACTAACCATTTAATCTGCAAATGAAACAGGCAATGCTTATTTAAAACATTGAATTCTAGAGcaataaatattcaaaaatacAAGTACTAAGTTTCTAGCATACTGATAACTCTAATATCTCTAGTCTTTAAGATTCGCAACCATCATCAGATGCAAGATTAACAAAAATGCCAACATTGGATTCATATCAATTTCACCCCTGCATTTACTAATTGATCAATTACTGCTTTCACCTTGCCATGGTATTTTTGATCTCTGTTGTACAACACTGTAACAGCTGGTATGTTTCTGACCTGCAGCCGTTGTGCGAGTATCCTGCCGATCtttgcagcagcagcaacatCTCTAGTGCTCTCTTTCTCCTTCTCCATGGCCAACCTTAGGGCTTTCTCTTGCGTGCTAGCAGCAGCAGCCACTGTTGCAGTCGGTGTGTGGACAACTTGTGCGTTCGCATACTTATTGGTGAAGTGCATCCTTAGGACGTACGGTTTGAGAAACTTCGTCACTCTTTCAGACCTTACTGGAGGAGGGACAACCATTTTTGCTACAGAAAAATACGTACAACAGTTAAACATGTGGTAAGCCCATTGGCTGAACTAGAATGCCACTTTCTTTAAAATACAATCATTTTTATCATCTCTAATCACGAATCATTAGATAGAATCTGGGCTCTAATCTATCTGATGCTTGAATCTACTTAATGAAGCATTCCATCATTGAAAAAGTAatcaatacaaaaaaaatagtttggGTTGATGAACGAACATGTTGGTGTGTCCCTCTCTTgcactttattttctctaataGTAAAAATGCAAGAACTAAGGGATTCTAGCATCCGGATATCTCAAATATCTCTAAAATGAAGACTGATTTTAATACAACAGACAAATCAATGGAAAGCAAGTAACTGATGGTTAGAATGTTTGTAAAATCCCGTGGCTAATAGGTGGGATGGGATCATTTAGGACACGAATAAAATGTTTTGCTAAAAGAAACAAATTCTGAATGAACCATGGATCATACTTCTCCAAATTTTCAAGGTCTAAACTCTAAAACAAGTGAAAAGTGATTCAGAAAAAGCAATCTTCATTCAACATAACATATAGCATCACACACGTTCAAATAGCAAGGGACACCATCAGGTAACCAACCCCTAATAGGCTAATAGCATAATCGTATTGTGAGTATCATTAAGAACAGGCTAAAATCACATTCCTATTCCAGATGAGAGAAAGTGAATGTAATTTTCTCTCAGAAAACATCTGACAATAAATATTATCAAGAAA is a window of Salvia splendens isolate huo1 chromosome 3, SspV2, whole genome shotgun sequence DNA encoding:
- the LOC121795812 gene encoding 50S ribosomal protein L18-like; its protein translation is MVVPPPVRSERVTKFLKPYVLRMHFTNKYANAQVVHTPTATVAAAASTQEKALRLAMEKEKESTRDVAAAAKIGRILAQRLQVRNIPAVTVLYNRDQKYHGKVKAVIDQLVNAGVKLI